One stretch of Equus caballus isolate H_3958 breed thoroughbred chromosome 24, TB-T2T, whole genome shotgun sequence DNA includes these proteins:
- the SERPINA5 gene encoding plasma serine protease inhibitor: MQLGLILCLVLLSPPAATLHRHRSHETKKRVKELPSTAATVAPGTNGFAFDLYRALAAAAPNQNIFFSPLSISTTLAMISLGARSNTKAQILQGLRLNLQEGTEEELHNAFQQLLRELGRPRDDLQLNLGNALFISPTVHIQDSFLSAVRTLYLADTVPTNFGDPAGAQKQINDYVAKQTQGKIVDLVKDLDSTEVMVMVNYIFFKAQWETSFNYRNTLEQDFHVTSETAVRVPMMRREDWYYYLLDQNLSCKVVAVPYQGNATALFILPNEGTMGQVENGLHERILRKWFKTFIKRQLELYLPKFSIEGSYQLEKILPKLGISDVFTSQADLSGLTNHSNIQVSEMVHKAVVEVDESGTKAAAATGAIFAFRSARVGPLRVVFDRPFLMLIVENTENILFLGRVTHPRGGDSS, from the exons ATGCAACTCGGCCTGATCTTGTGCCTGGTGCTCCTCAGCCCGCCGGCGGCCACCCTCCATCGCCACCGCTCCCATGAGACGAAGAAGAGAGTCAAGGAGCTGCCATCCACAGCTGCCACGGTGGCCCCCGGCACCAACGGCTTTGCCTTCGACCTCTACAGGGCCTTGGCGGCTGCTGCCCCCAACCAAAACatcttcttctctcctctgagcATCTCCACAACCCTGGCCATGATCTCCCTGGGGGCTCGGTCCAACACGAAGGCACAGATCCTGCAGGGCCTGCGCCTCAACCTCCAAGAGGGCACGGAGGAGGAGCTCCACAACGCCTTCCAGCAGCTGCTCCGGGAGCTCGGCCGGCCCAGAGATGACCTCCAGCTGAACCTCGGCAATGCCCTATTCATCAGCCCCACAGTGCATATCCAGGACAGCTTCCTGAGTGCCGTGAGGACACTGTACCTGGCAGACACTGTCCCCACCAACTTTGGGGACCCCGCAGGGGCCCAGAAGCAGATCAATGATTACGTGGCAAAGCAAACTCAGGGCAAGATTGTGGACTTGGTGAAGGACCTGGACAGCACCGAGGTCATGGTTATGGTGAATTACATTTTCTTCAAAG CTCAGTGGGAGACAAGCTTCAACTACAGAAACACCCTAGAGCAGGACTTCCATGTGACCTCGGAGACGGCGGTGCGGGTGCCCATGATGAGACGCGAGGATTGGTATTACTACCTCCTGGACCAAAACCTCTCCTGCAAGGTGGTGGCGGTCCCCTACCAGGGGAATGCCACTGCCTTGTTCATTCTCCCCAACGAGGGCACGATGGGGCAGGTGGAGAACGGACTGCATGAGAGAATCCTGAGGAAGTGGTTCAAGACGTTCATAAAGAG gCAGCTGGAGCTTTACCTTCCCAAGTTCTCCATTGAGGGCTCCTATCAGCTGGAAAAAATCCTCCCCAAACTGGGAATCAGTGACGTCTTCACCTCCCAAGCTGACCTGAGCGGCCTTACCAACCACTCCAACATCCAGGTGTCTGAG ATGGTGCACAAAGCCGTGGTGGAGGTGGACGAGTCGGGGACCAAGGCGGCCGCAGCCACTGGGGCGATCTTTGCCTTCAGGTCGGCTCGAGTGGGCCCCCTGAGGGTGGTGTTCGACAGGCCCTTTCTGATGCTCATTGTGGAGAACACGGAGAACATCCTCTTCCTCGGCAGAGTGACCCACCCCCGGGGGGGAGATTCCTCCTGA